Within the Gammaproteobacteria bacterium genome, the region GAAGACGTTGAAGAGCGAGAACAGCACGAGCGTGTGGAAGGCCATCGTCTGCGCTTCACGCAGGCCGCGTGAGCCTTCCACGAGCCCGCCGGGTAGGCTCACGTCGATCACGAGCAGCGTTCCGGCCGCGAAGATCGCACCGACCGCGAAGATGCCGCGCCACATTCGCGGCGTGATCACGCCCTCCCGTGCCGGGCGCGGCGGCCTCGTCATCGCGTCGGAGTCCGGGGGGTCCACGCCGAGCGCGAGCGCGGGAGCACCGTCGGTGACGAGATTGATCCAGAGGATCTGGGTCGCGAGCAGCGGCAACGCGAAGGCGCCCTCTCCCGCCGCGGCGCTCAACCCGATCGCGTCCGCGAGCAGCACGCCGAAGAACATCGTCACGACCTCGCCGACGTTCGACGACAGGAGATAGCGCAAGAACTTGCGGATGTTCGCGAAGATCGCGCGGCCCTCCTCGACGGCGGCGACGATCGTCGCGAAATTGTCGTCCGCGAGCACCATGTCGCCGGCCCGCTTCGAGACGTCGGTGCCGGTGATCCCCATCGCGATGCCGATGTCGGCCGCTTTCAGCGCCGGCGCATCGTTCACGCCGTCCCCGGTCATCGCGACCGTCATCCCGCGCCGCTGGAGCGCGCGCACGATCCGCAGCTTGTGCTCCGGATCGACGCGGGCGTAGACGGAAACGTCGCGAACGATGCCGTCGACGTCCTCGTCGGAGCTCGTCGCGAGCTCCGCGCCGGTGACCGCTCGGCCGTCGCCGGCGATCCCCAGCTCCTCGGCGATCACGGCGGCGGTGCGCGGATGATCGCCGGTGATCATGATCGTGCGAATGCCGGCACGCTTCGCGCGTGCGACGGCCTCCTTCGCCTCGGCGCGGGGCGGGTCGATCATCCCGATCAGGCCGACGAAGACGAGATCTCGCTCGATGCGGGAATCGACCGCTTCGAGCTCGACTGCGGGTTTCGGCAGCTCGCGAAATGCGAGGCCGAGCGTGCGCAGCGCCTCGTCCGCAAGCGCTTCGTTGGCCGCGAGAATCGCTGCGCGGCGATCGGCGGTCAGCGGCCGGGTGTCGGCGCCGACGAGCTCCGCCGTGCAGTGCTCGAGCAGCACGTCCGGCGCGCCCTTCGTCATGACGATAACGGCGTCGCGCTCCGCGTCCGCGTGGATCGTGCTCATCCGCTTGCGCTCGGACGAGAACGGAATCTCGGCGAGCCGAGGGTAGCGCCGGTCGAGCGTGTCGCGGCCGAGCCCGGCCTTGCGAGCGGCGACGGTGAGAGCACCCTCCGTCGGGTCGCCCTGAATCGTCCACCGGCCGTCGCGGAGCTCGAGCGCCGCATTGTTCGCGCGCTCGGCCACGGTGAGCGCGCGCACGAGCTCGCTCCGCAAGTCGCCTTCGACCGTGCCGCCGCCCGC harbors:
- a CDS encoding cation-transporting P-type ATPase, giving the protein VALAVAAVPEGLPAIVTAVLSLGVQRMARRNAIVRRLAAVETLGSAGVIASDKTGTLTRNEMTARAVVTASGRVELAGTGYSPEGDVTAAGGGTVEGDLRSELVRALTVAERANNAALELRDGRWTIQGDPTEGALTVAARKAGLGRDTLDRRYPRLAEIPFSSERKRMSTIHADAERDAVIVMTKGAPDVLLEHCTAELVGADTRPLTADRRAAILAANEALADEALRTLGLAFRELPKPAVELEAVDSRIERDLVFVGLIGMIDPPRAEAKEAVARAKRAGIRTIMITGDHPRTAAVIAEELGIAGDGRAVTGAELATSSDEDVDGIVRDVSVYARVDPEHKLRIVRALQRRGMTVAMTGDGVNDAPALKAADIGIAMGITGTDVSKRAGDMVLADDNFATIVAAVEEGRAIFANIRKFLRYLLSSNVGEVVTMFFGVLLADAIGLSAAAGEGAFALPLLATQILWINLVTDGAPALALGVDPPDSDAMTRPPRPAREGVITPRMWRGIFAVGAIFAAGTLLVIDVSLPGGLVEGSRGLREAQTMAFHTLVLFSLFNVFNARSDERTAFADLFANPWLWGAVGLSLALQAAVLYTPFLQRAFSTTPLSLADWVLCTVIASSVLWLRELGKAFGRLRPETSPGASEAERPASTRGGAAARD